aaacaatagggtttcagtgctacgcactcgaacccctaattaacaGTAATAATATACACAATGATCTGAGGTTCTGTGTGTTCATTCACAGAAAGGTTTTTATAAGAATTAATGAAAGAAGTCAGTTCCTATGGCAGTATGTGTCCTTTTTAGCGTATTAGTTGTGGAAAATTCTCTCTACATACTTTTGAGTCGTAAAGTttatctggtctggcagaggagtcctggatgccatagttgtcatgatctgggctgtggggcctccctcagccacttggggtcactgttttcccttccctacactacacttctgatagcattcacctgtccttctcgttatcactgattactcgcacacctgttcacaatcaatatctggactataagagatcccactactcactccgcattcatgtctgcattgtcttttgtctggTTTGTATCTGTGTCTCTGGATCCCTGGCCTTTTGATCTTGTTTCATGctttgttcattttgtgtttcagtttatgtttagttttgtgccgtgttggccttttgctttgtttgtttatttgtttaattaataaatatcctttccctgcacctggacccagacccttccttGTTTCACGTGACAATAGTAAGACCATTTGTAGACATCATGGCAGCCAGTGTTGTGGATTGGGTGAAGGGGGACTGTGACCTTTTGTTAATCTaatgaaaaattgattatttggtAAATCTAATGAACAACTGTGTCTAATTGGTCCGGaccctacattgttttttttcggtttgtagagtaatttacatcAGCTTCAGATGTGGCTCAAACAATCAGAATCAAGGGCCGGAACTGTCCGtttatacattttggttgaaactctttccagactgaggggatctgtcagccttctctccattgtgaatcttcatgtgcttgTAAAGGTGTCctatttgactgaaactctttccacactgtttgcatgagtaaggcttctctccagtgtgaattctcatgtgcctgtttAGATTTCCTTTATGagtcaaactctttccacactgtttgcaggtcaAAAGGCTATCTATAATGTAAATTTTCTGGTGGACGTCAAGGTTTCCACTatgatcaaaactctttccagactgaggggatctgttaGACTTCTTTCTattgtggatcctcatgtgcttgtcaaggtgtcctcgttgactgaaactctttccacactgtttgcaggcgtaaggtctctctccagggTGAACTCTGAGGTGGACTCTAAGGTTTCCAGGAttactgaaacttcttccacaccaTTTGCAGATGAAACACTTATcttctgtgtgaattctcatgtgccttttaaggtttttattttcaatgaaactctttccacactgttgacagatgaaaggcttctcccctgtgtgaattctcaagtggtctttaagggttcttttttgagtgaaactctttccacactgatcgcaCGAGATAGACCgatctcctgtgtgaattctcatgtgacattcaaggtttccttttcgagtgaaactctttccacactgttggcagatgaaagatttctctcctgtgtgaattttcttgtggactttaaattctccttgttgactgaaactctttccacactgacggcacgtgaaagacttctctcttgtgtgaattttcatgtggactttaaggtttcctttgtgactgaaactctttccacactgttggcagatgaaacgcctctctccagtgtgaattctcatgtggtctttaagtgttccttttcgagtgaaactctttccacactgaaagcaggtgaaaaaactcctagttcttttttgtgtagatgtattttctgactgtaaAGAACAAAATGGTTTTTTTCCAGTAATGGaaacatgaagattctcaaactgatctttctcttcagtttcattagGTACTTCTCTCTCCTTTTTCAGTActgttgggcctaaggtgggaaaacaaataaataaaagttaaccccaatTTAATGCCACAAAGCAGATTTGTAATGCGTATGCTAGATCTCATAacatggtgtccaaacctgatcatagTCGGCTGGTGTCCTA
Above is a genomic segment from Garra rufa chromosome 2, GarRuf1.0, whole genome shotgun sequence containing:
- the LOC141325632 gene encoding uncharacterized protein — translated: MKMTFIKEENEDMKIEETLKYEDTEEQTKMVFIKDESEDLKIEETFKYEDTEEQTKMVFIKDESEDMKIEEVFPVKHEDTERQTGPTVLKKEREVPNETEEKDQFENLHVSITGKKPFCSLQSENTSTQKRTRSFFTCFQCGKSFTRKGTLKDHMRIHTGERRFICQQCGKSFSHKGNLKVHMKIHTREKSFTCRQCGKSFSQQGEFKVHKKIHTGEKSFICQQCGKSFTRKGNLECHMRIHTGDRSISCDQCGKSFTQKRTLKDHLRIHTGEKPFICQQCGKSFIENKNLKRHMRIHTEDKCFICKWCGRSFSNPGNLRVHLRVHPGERPYACKQCGKSFSQRGHLDKHMRIHNRKKSNRSPQSGKSFDHSGNLDVHQKIYIIDSLLTCKQCGKSLTHKGNLNRHMRIHTGEKPYSCKQCGKSFSQIGHLYKHMKIHNGEKADRSPQSGKSFNQNV